One Labeo rohita strain BAU-BD-2019 unplaced genomic scaffold, IGBB_LRoh.1.0 scaffold_977, whole genome shotgun sequence genomic window, AACTCAAAGTGCTGTGTAGAGTTCACTAATGTGAAGATTCCTGTGAAACTGGTGACTTCTTACTACTTGACCAGCAGCAACTGTCCCACGCGTGCTATTGTGTGAGTAACATCAACATTATCTCATTTTCAAACTGCAAAGTTTGAAATATCTGAATGagataatttattaaacaaactttgatataaatcttattttgtgtCTTCCCTCTTAGGTTTAAGACAAGTAAAGGAAGAGAGTTCTGTGTAGATCCACAGACCACCTGGGTGAGCGGCCATGTTGATAAAGtggacaaaagaaaaacaaatgctgCATAAACAACTGCAGCACAAACTCAGAGTCTCACAGTCTAAAGGAAGCTACTCcgtttctatttaaaatgtgcatttcatattgtacatttaaaccTTGTGCTGTTTccaatatgtatataaaataatttatttacagaatAATTTATGTGATTGGGTCCagctgttttaataaaatatcaatgataaaattataatgtattaatgtttttattgtctaTTGCATACAGGTATGTTCAGTCTCATGaaaaaagcatttgttttaaatatctcAGGCTATTATGAATTTtctaaatatgactaaaacaaaTCTATTTTAGCAACACATTTCCCTTCTCATGtaaacacaaattatttttcattatcaaAACTAAATATCGACAGTATAGCTTTTAATACTGTACTATGTCCTTCCTAATACTGTCCTGCATATTCTGCCATCTAATGGTGGAAATTTTCAGTCTAATAAACTTGCGGGAAAACACTGGATATTGTGCAAAGTTTTCACAAAGTATTATAGATGATAAAACCATGCCAAAAATCTTTGTCTACTGTAACTATAAGATTACAAGGATTACAAAAGTACAATTTGCAATGTACTGTTCACATTATATTTGTatccttaaacaaaaaaagcagtaaaaaaaaaataaaaataagaaaatgtgcaGAACGACTCATGTTGTCTTGTGAGTTTCTTTAAGGACCTTGTAGATCTCTGGATGAATCTTTAAATATTCCGGAGACTCTTCTTTACTtataattgttttgagaaatacACTTGCTGGATGGTTTGCAAATGTTAAAAACtcttaacttgaaatgttaagttgtactaagtggacaacttagatatttgggtttgttaaacttaaaagcaaggTAAGTAAACCAGCTGCCTTAGTTTAATCAACTCAAGTATCTTGTCACCTAGTACAACttcacatttcaagttgaataaacatttttttgagttgactgaacttaaaattttaaggcagccaggtaacaaattattttaagttcactcaacaaattgtttttcacAGTGTATGCATTGTACTTTCGTTACTAAAATtcctttgtaaaaaaaaaaaaaaaccttaataaatgtgtttatgatgTGTTTAAGATTTACTGTGTAAtgggtaaataaaaaatatgtttggaaTAAATATGGCCCTTTACAGAACTCAGCCATACAAGAATAACATACAAGGTTCATATATCTGTTTTTATGATGGCACTGTTTTAATCCGGTTTAGCTAAAAAGACGTGGACCAGTTCTGGGCCAGCAAATAAGTTCTAATATGGGCCACAATTTAGCTGTTGATTTGGGTCAGATCTGAGCCAAATTAAATTTGCTGACTGGGTTAATGCTG contains:
- the LOC127162585 gene encoding C-C motif chemokine 4 homolog, with translation MRNLMSVLFLVIVCSVQMTSSATIALDSANSKCCVEFTNVKIPVKLVTSYYLTSSNCPTRAIVFKTSKGREFCVDPQTTWVSGHVDKVDKRKTNAA